One Halosegnis longus DNA window includes the following coding sequences:
- a CDS encoding DUF7475 family protein, which yields MGTREATGGGVQAGSLTSVHWAGIALAVATGLLHLYLVSLYGLSTYGISFAVAGIGFLGGAAVLALDVDVPRQPLYALGALWTLGQIVAWYVLNAGSFSTLGYVDKAIQVALIGVLVVLIQREG from the coding sequence ATGGGAACTCGAGAAGCAACAGGTGGGGGCGTCCAGGCGGGGTCGCTCACCTCGGTCCACTGGGCCGGCATCGCGCTCGCGGTCGCGACCGGACTCCTGCATCTGTATCTGGTCTCGTTGTACGGACTCTCGACGTACGGCATCAGCTTCGCCGTCGCGGGCATCGGTTTCCTCGGCGGAGCCGCCGTGCTCGCGCTCGACGTTGACGTCCCACGACAGCCGCTCTACGCGCTCGGCGCGCTGTGGACGCTCGGACAGATCGTCGCGTGGTACGTTCTTAACGCGGGGAGCTTCTCCACGCTCGGCTACGTGGACAAGGCGATTCAGGTCGCCCTGATTGGAGTGCTCGTCGTCCTGATTCAACGCGAGGGATAG
- a CDS encoding ABC transporter substrate-binding protein, with amino-acid sequence MVDDSNERVGPTRREYMKYGGAVVGGGLLAGCSSQSGSEPTATDTATDTDADATATETPRQEYTGTISPVGEVTLDEPPTNVFTHFPWFPDMATALGQGDTVNSLWWDGTAAAMEYFTAGMDGVEIEWADKAGGYGFGKEELYALDSDLHLVDPAWVTTQENWNRTDIDEIADNVGPWFGNYYSSYQATPPQAWADDYEYNSLWYLFEQVASLYGERARYEAMASVHEELLGTVDSNLPAESDRPSVAYLSLSTDLSSIYVLRLNAEGYWNTHTRPLGAVDAFADAEFDGAAFNQVDMEAVVEADPDAILALWTVTDSVDFDQLQQNLRDDPVASDLSAVQNDRVYAQGTRWQGPLMNLFQLEMTAKQLYPEQFGAWPGYENGDSYPDFGSDDRLFDHGRVRDILTGTL; translated from the coding sequence ATGGTCGACGATTCGAACGAGCGGGTGGGACCGACGCGGAGAGAGTACATGAAATACGGCGGCGCGGTGGTGGGTGGCGGACTGCTCGCGGGCTGTTCGAGCCAGAGCGGGTCGGAGCCGACGGCGACGGATACCGCGACGGACACCGACGCCGACGCCACGGCGACCGAGACGCCCCGACAGGAGTACACGGGCACCATCTCGCCGGTCGGCGAGGTGACCCTCGACGAGCCGCCGACGAACGTCTTCACACACTTCCCGTGGTTCCCCGACATGGCGACGGCGCTGGGGCAGGGAGACACGGTGAACTCGCTGTGGTGGGACGGCACCGCGGCCGCGATGGAGTACTTCACCGCCGGGATGGACGGCGTCGAAATCGAGTGGGCTGACAAGGCGGGCGGCTACGGCTTCGGCAAGGAGGAGTTGTACGCCCTCGACAGCGACCTCCATCTCGTCGACCCCGCGTGGGTGACGACACAGGAGAACTGGAACCGGACCGACATCGATGAAATCGCCGACAACGTCGGCCCGTGGTTCGGTAACTACTACAGCAGCTATCAGGCGACGCCGCCACAGGCGTGGGCAGACGACTACGAGTACAACAGTCTCTGGTACCTGTTCGAGCAAGTCGCGTCGCTGTACGGCGAGCGCGCCCGCTACGAGGCGATGGCGTCCGTCCACGAGGAACTGCTCGGGACCGTCGACTCCAACCTTCCGGCGGAGTCCGACCGCCCGAGCGTCGCGTATCTCTCCCTCTCGACCGACCTGTCGAGCATCTACGTGCTTCGGCTGAACGCCGAGGGGTACTGGAACACCCACACCCGGCCGCTGGGGGCCGTCGACGCGTTCGCCGACGCGGAGTTCGACGGTGCCGCGTTCAATCAGGTCGACATGGAGGCGGTCGTCGAGGCCGACCCGGACGCGATTCTCGCGCTCTGGACGGTGACCGACTCCGTGGACTTCGACCAGCTCCAGCAGAATCTGCGGGACGACCCCGTCGCCAGCGACCTCTCGGCGGTCCAGAACGACCGCGTGTACGCACAGGGGACCCGCTGGCAGGGGCCGCTGATGAACCTCTTCCAGCTCGAGATGACGGCAAAGCAGCTCTACCCCGAGCAGTTCGGCGCGTGGCCGGGGTACGAGAACGGCGACAGCTACCCGGATTTCGGTAGCGACGACCGGCTGTTCGACCACGGTCGCGTCCGCGACATCCTCACCGGAACCCTCTGA
- the katG gene encoding catalase/peroxidase HPI, giving the protein MQYTYMSKRNEDWWPNQLQLDVLDQNARSSNPLDDEFDYAEEFQKLDLDEVKADIEERLTDSQDWWPADYGHYGPLMIRMAWHSAGTYRTVDGRGGAGGGRQRFAPLNSWPDNANLDKARRLLWPIKEKYGQKLSWADLMVLAGNVAIESMGFKTFGFAGGREDAFEEDKAVDWGPEDEMETWDRFDEEDFLQEPLGASVMGLIYVNPEGPEANPDPEWSAERIRTTFSRMAMNDEETAALIAGGHTFGKVHGSDDPENLGPEPEAAPIESQGFGWEREDTDGPVKGGEMITSGIEGPWTQSPTEWDMGYLNNLLEYEWEPHKGPGGAWQWQPTDESLEGSAEPAHDEEDAATPMMLTTDVALKKDDDYREVIEEFQDNPMKFGMAFAKAWYKLTHRDMGPPTRFLGPEVPEETMLWQDPLPEAEYDTIDDADAAELKETILATDHSVSELVETAWASASSFRESDMRGGANGARVRLRPQRDWEVNKPEQLSQVLDTYREIKADFDESGEENVRVSLADLIVLGGNAAVEQAAADAGYDVEVPFEPGRVDATEEQTDAESFEALNPRADGFRNFQADRDDRPAEEALVDKADLLGLTADEMTVLVGGMRMLDTNYDDSDHGVFTDEPETLTNDFFQNLLGMETEWEETDEEGVYEAYDRDTGEVVWTGTRADLVFGSNSRLRAIAEVYGADDAEETFVNDFVDTWHEVMTADRFDLE; this is encoded by the coding sequence ATACAGTACACTTACATGAGCAAACGAAACGAGGACTGGTGGCCGAACCAGTTGCAGCTCGACGTTCTCGACCAGAACGCGCGCAGTTCGAACCCCCTGGACGATGAGTTCGACTACGCCGAGGAGTTCCAGAAGCTCGACCTCGACGAGGTGAAGGCGGACATCGAGGAGCGGCTGACCGACTCACAGGACTGGTGGCCGGCCGACTACGGCCACTACGGCCCGCTGATGATTCGGATGGCGTGGCACAGCGCCGGAACGTACCGGACGGTCGACGGGCGCGGCGGTGCCGGCGGCGGCCGCCAGCGATTCGCCCCGCTCAACAGCTGGCCGGACAACGCGAACCTCGACAAGGCGCGGCGTCTGCTGTGGCCCATCAAGGAGAAGTACGGGCAGAAGCTCTCGTGGGCGGACCTGATGGTGCTTGCGGGCAACGTCGCCATCGAGTCGATGGGATTCAAGACGTTCGGCTTCGCCGGCGGCCGCGAGGACGCCTTCGAGGAGGACAAGGCGGTCGACTGGGGCCCCGAAGACGAGATGGAGACCTGGGACCGCTTCGACGAGGAGGACTTCCTGCAGGAGCCGCTCGGCGCATCGGTCATGGGGCTCATCTACGTCAATCCGGAGGGACCGGAGGCGAATCCGGACCCCGAGTGGTCCGCAGAGCGCATCCGGACGACGTTCAGCCGGATGGCCATGAACGACGAGGAGACCGCCGCGCTCATCGCCGGCGGCCACACGTTCGGGAAGGTCCACGGGTCGGACGACCCCGAGAACCTCGGCCCGGAACCGGAAGCGGCCCCGATCGAGTCGCAGGGCTTCGGCTGGGAGCGTGAGGACACCGACGGTCCGGTGAAGGGCGGCGAGATGATTACGAGCGGTATCGAGGGCCCGTGGACTCAGTCGCCGACGGAGTGGGACATGGGGTATCTCAACAACCTCCTCGAGTACGAGTGGGAACCGCACAAGGGTCCCGGCGGCGCGTGGCAGTGGCAGCCGACCGACGAGTCGCTCGAAGGCAGCGCCGAGCCGGCCCACGACGAGGAGGACGCGGCCACCCCGATGATGCTCACGACCGACGTGGCGCTCAAGAAGGACGACGACTACCGCGAGGTCATCGAGGAGTTCCAGGACAACCCGATGAAGTTCGGGATGGCGTTCGCGAAGGCGTGGTACAAGCTGACCCACCGAGACATGGGTCCGCCGACGCGGTTCCTCGGTCCCGAGGTGCCCGAGGAGACGATGCTCTGGCAGGACCCGCTGCCGGAGGCGGAGTACGACACCATCGACGACGCAGACGCCGCGGAGCTGAAGGAGACGATTCTCGCCACCGACCACTCGGTGTCCGAGCTGGTCGAGACGGCGTGGGCGTCCGCCTCGTCGTTCCGCGAGAGCGACATGCGCGGCGGCGCGAACGGCGCACGCGTGCGGCTCCGCCCGCAGCGCGACTGGGAGGTCAACAAACCCGAACAGCTCTCGCAGGTGCTCGACACCTACCGCGAGATCAAAGCCGACTTCGACGAGTCGGGCGAGGAGAACGTCCGCGTCTCGCTCGCGGACCTCATCGTGCTGGGCGGAAACGCCGCCGTCGAGCAGGCGGCGGCCGACGCCGGCTACGACGTGGAAGTGCCGTTCGAGCCGGGTCGCGTCGACGCGACCGAAGAGCAGACCGACGCCGAGTCGTTCGAGGCGCTGAACCCGCGCGCTGACGGGTTCCGCAACTTCCAGGCCGACCGCGACGACCGCCCCGCAGAGGAGGCGCTCGTGGACAAGGCCGACCTGCTCGGGCTGACGGCCGACGAGATGACGGTGCTCGTGGGCGGGATGCGCATGCTCGACACCAACTACGACGACTCCGACCACGGCGTCTTCACCGACGAGCCGGAGACGCTGACGAACGACTTCTTCCAGAACCTCCTCGGCATGGAGACCGAGTGGGAGGAGACCGACGAGGAGGGCGTCTACGAGGCCTACGACCGTGACACGGGCGAGGTCGTCTGGACGGGCACCCGTGCGGACCTCGTCTTCGGGTCGAACTCCCGGCTCCGCGCCATCGCAGAGGTGTACGGTGCCGACGACGCGGAAGAGACGTTCGTCAACGACTTCGTCGACACGTGGCACGAAGTCATGACGGCAGACCGCTTCGACCTGGAGTAA
- a CDS encoding metal ABC transporter permease gives MNIALQTTLDTVLAPLYWLLSLWSELMNVLFRITGLGILEYAFMHRALLVGLCIGVMAPLIGTFLVHRQLALIGDALAHTAFAGVAVGLFLNAVIDLGVTPYLTAVVVAVIAALFIELISEATDAYNDVSMAIVLSTGFALGTTLISINAGGLTVSVDQYLFGNLSTVTQQSAAILLVLFAVVVGVVGLTRNQLLYVTFDETAAAVSGLPVAWYNRLMVMTTALVVVGAMQIMGVILVAAMLVVPVAGATQVSRSFTESLVVSVLLAELSVVLGIAVAYYAGATAGGVVVLCAVAIYVAAVAVGRVQDGHGDDASPEMGAITTTDDGSTGD, from the coding sequence GTGAACATCGCCCTCCAGACGACGCTCGACACGGTGCTTGCGCCGCTCTACTGGCTGTTGTCGCTCTGGTCTGAGCTCATGAACGTCCTGTTTCGAATCACCGGCCTCGGCATCCTGGAGTACGCGTTCATGCACCGGGCGCTGCTCGTCGGCCTCTGTATCGGCGTGATGGCCCCGCTCATCGGGACGTTCCTCGTCCACCGGCAGTTGGCGCTCATCGGTGACGCGCTCGCCCACACCGCCTTCGCCGGGGTCGCCGTCGGCTTGTTCCTCAACGCCGTCATCGACCTGGGAGTGACGCCGTATCTGACGGCCGTCGTCGTCGCCGTCATCGCCGCGCTGTTCATCGAACTCATCTCCGAGGCGACCGACGCGTACAACGACGTGTCGATGGCCATCGTGCTCTCGACCGGGTTCGCGCTCGGGACGACGCTCATCAGCATCAACGCCGGCGGGCTGACCGTCAGCGTCGACCAGTATCTGTTCGGCAACCTCTCGACGGTGACCCAACAGAGCGCGGCCATCCTGCTCGTGCTGTTCGCCGTCGTCGTCGGCGTGGTCGGACTCACCCGGAATCAACTGCTGTACGTCACCTTCGACGAGACGGCCGCCGCGGTGTCCGGCCTCCCCGTGGCATGGTACAATCGGCTCATGGTGATGACGACGGCGCTCGTCGTCGTCGGCGCGATGCAGATTATGGGCGTCATCCTCGTGGCCGCGATGCTGGTCGTCCCGGTCGCCGGGGCGACGCAGGTGTCACGCAGCTTCACCGAATCGCTCGTCGTCTCGGTGCTGCTCGCGGAACTGTCGGTCGTACTCGGTATCGCCGTCGCCTACTACGCTGGCGCGACCGCGGGCGGCGTGGTCGTGCTCTGTGCGGTCGCCATCTACGTGGCCGCGGTCGCGGTCGGCCGAGTACAGGACGGCCACGGCGACGACGCGAGCCCGGAGATGGGGGCAATCACGACGACCGACGACGGTTCTACCGGCGACTGA
- a CDS encoding aminopeptidase P family protein, with protein sequence MDRQQRVEACRRELANADAAAAIIFPSIDMAYLSGFTDEPMERVLFLIVPREGDPVFVAPEMYDEQIRDASWVEDIRTWGDGDDPYALVETVAAAFGFAGERILVDDRMWAQFTTELRERFPDATFGLASEAVGPLRLRKDDAELAALRAAASVADAASVAVRSLGGDAVGLTERELAARIETELTTRGGDGVSFEPIVASGPNGAKPHHRHGDREIEAGDPVVLDFGTRVDGYPSDQTRTVVFEGTPPEPFEQVHETVREALEAGVDAVEPGVTAHEVDAAARQVIEDAGYGEQFIHRTGHGLGLEVHEPPYIVEGNNQPLEPGMVFSVEPGIYLDGEFGVRIEDIVAVTDDGCERLNDSPRGWRGEGR encoded by the coding sequence ATGGACCGACAGCAGCGCGTCGAAGCCTGTCGTCGCGAGCTCGCGAACGCGGACGCGGCGGCGGCAATCATCTTTCCCAGCATCGACATGGCGTATCTCTCCGGCTTCACCGACGAGCCGATGGAGCGGGTGTTGTTCCTCATCGTCCCCCGCGAGGGCGACCCGGTCTTCGTCGCCCCGGAGATGTACGACGAACAGATTCGCGACGCCTCGTGGGTCGAAGATATCCGGACGTGGGGCGACGGCGACGACCCGTACGCGCTCGTCGAGACGGTCGCAGCGGCGTTCGGGTTCGCGGGCGAGCGCATTCTCGTCGACGACCGCATGTGGGCACAGTTCACGACGGAACTGCGCGAGCGGTTTCCGGACGCGACGTTCGGTCTCGCGAGCGAGGCCGTCGGCCCCCTGCGGCTCCGGAAGGACGACGCCGAACTCGCGGCGCTGCGGGCTGCGGCGTCAGTTGCCGACGCGGCGAGCGTGGCGGTTCGGTCACTCGGTGGCGACGCGGTCGGGCTGACCGAGCGCGAACTCGCGGCACGCATCGAGACGGAACTGACGACTCGCGGCGGGGACGGCGTCTCCTTCGAGCCAATCGTTGCCTCAGGTCCCAACGGCGCGAAGCCCCACCACCGGCACGGCGACAGAGAAATCGAAGCCGGCGACCCCGTCGTCCTCGATTTCGGAACGCGCGTCGACGGCTATCCGAGCGACCAGACGCGGACCGTCGTCTTCGAGGGGACGCCGCCCGAGCCGTTCGAGCAGGTCCACGAAACGGTCCGCGAGGCGTTGGAGGCCGGCGTCGACGCCGTCGAGCCGGGCGTCACCGCACACGAGGTCGACGCGGCGGCCCGGCAGGTCATCGAGGACGCCGGCTACGGCGAGCAGTTCATCCACCGGACGGGCCACGGGCTCGGGTTGGAGGTCCACGAACCGCCGTACATCGTCGAGGGGAACAACCAGCCGCTCGAACCGGGGATGGTGTTTTCCGTCGAGCCGGGCATCTATCTCGACGGCGAGTTCGGCGTCCGTATCGAGGATATCGTCGCCGTCACCGACGACGGCTGTGAGCGACTGAACGACTCACCGCGCGGCTGGCGAGGAGAAGGCCGGTAG
- a CDS encoding metal ABC transporter ATP-binding protein, translated as MEELRVSERVIDLSNVTFGYTATPVVEDIDLTVDAGEHLAVVGPNGSGKSTLMKLMLGLLEPDRGTARLFGEPAHAFDDGSRLGYVAQHASASKEMPITVREVVKMGRFPHVGFGTLSTADWDIVDEALDTVGMSAFANRRITQLSGGQRQRAFIARALASEADLLVLDEPTVGVDAESVEAFYELLASLNDRGITVVLIEHDLGAVTDHARRVVCLNRRIYFDGPTAEFTASDALARAFGTAAVMGESS; from the coding sequence GTGGAGGAACTTCGCGTGAGCGAGCGCGTCATCGACCTCTCGAACGTCACGTTCGGCTACACCGCGACGCCGGTCGTCGAAGATATCGACCTCACGGTCGACGCCGGCGAGCATCTCGCCGTCGTCGGGCCGAACGGGTCGGGGAAATCGACGCTGATGAAGCTGATGCTCGGGCTGTTGGAACCCGACCGCGGCACCGCACGACTGTTCGGCGAGCCGGCCCACGCCTTCGACGACGGCTCCCGACTCGGCTACGTCGCCCAACACGCCAGCGCCTCGAAAGAGATGCCGATTACCGTCCGCGAGGTGGTGAAGATGGGCCGATTCCCACACGTCGGCTTCGGTACGCTCTCGACGGCGGATTGGGACATCGTCGACGAGGCGCTCGACACCGTCGGGATGTCGGCGTTCGCCAATCGCCGTATCACGCAGCTGTCGGGCGGCCAGCGCCAGCGGGCGTTCATCGCGCGGGCGCTCGCCAGCGAGGCGGACCTGCTCGTGCTCGATGAGCCGACCGTCGGCGTCGACGCCGAGTCCGTCGAGGCGTTTTACGAACTCCTGGCGTCGCTGAACGACCGCGGTATCACCGTCGTCCTCATCGAACACGACCTCGGGGCGGTCACGGACCACGCACGGCGGGTCGTCTGTCTCAACCGCCGCATCTACTTCGACGGGCCGACAGCAGAGTTCACGGCGAGCGACGCGCTGGCGCGGGCGTTCGGCACCGCCGCGGTCATGGGGGAATCGTCGTGA
- a CDS encoding DUF7552 domain-containing protein → MSESSLHALRDRIETLASETGSYYLVCARCGDRPVPAATLRFESRAVARVAADVTAQYRSRLREYDPALPRYEIIVCETGPETGSRPFDAGLATHSEA, encoded by the coding sequence ATGAGTGAGTCGTCGTTACACGCGCTGCGCGACCGCATCGAGACGCTGGCGAGTGAGACGGGAAGCTACTATCTGGTCTGTGCCCGGTGTGGCGACCGACCGGTGCCGGCCGCGACGCTCAGATTCGAGAGCCGTGCCGTCGCGCGCGTCGCCGCAGACGTGACAGCGCAGTACCGGAGCCGGCTCCGGGAGTACGACCCCGCCTTGCCCCGCTACGAAATCATCGTCTGTGAGACCGGCCCGGAGACGGGGTCGCGACCGTTCGACGCCGGACTCGCCACCCACTCGGAGGCGTAG
- a CDS encoding metal ABC transporter substrate-binding protein, whose translation MQTTHRADSNPRLSRRRALAAGAGAVATGLAGCLGNATDAGDGPVAVASFFSFYDFARNVAAGTPVRIENLVPTGLHGHGWQPNASVTRDIIEADAFIHVGPGFQPWADRAIQTLDDDNIDTRLINSREGVELVDLAASLDREEEGVGDRQGLDPHFWLDPLRAKTSVDNITDGLVDLAPDHEEQLRSNGETYKTETLDAIHADYRAMFDAAPRRVVQLAAHNAFQYIGVRYDVEMRPLVTNLAASGDVAPEDIRRAQQVIAENDIRYIANGVFEARRPAVQLIEETQAEAYFPVTPYAGVREDWVEAEWGYAEIAYNINMPTFEVVLGNKSPEAAGPDGWADEWRNFA comes from the coding sequence ATGCAGACGACTCACCGTGCGGACAGCAACCCTCGGCTGTCGAGACGCCGGGCGCTCGCCGCAGGCGCGGGAGCAGTCGCGACCGGGCTTGCGGGCTGTCTCGGCAACGCGACCGACGCCGGTGACGGTCCCGTCGCCGTCGCCTCCTTCTTCAGCTTCTACGACTTTGCCCGAAACGTCGCCGCGGGGACGCCCGTCCGAATCGAGAACCTCGTACCGACGGGACTCCACGGCCACGGCTGGCAGCCGAACGCCAGCGTCACGCGGGACATCATCGAGGCGGACGCGTTCATCCACGTCGGACCGGGGTTCCAGCCGTGGGCCGACCGCGCCATCCAGACGCTCGACGACGACAACATCGACACCCGACTCATTAACTCCCGCGAGGGCGTCGAGCTGGTCGACCTCGCCGCGAGCCTCGACCGCGAGGAGGAGGGGGTCGGCGACCGACAGGGGCTCGACCCCCACTTCTGGCTCGACCCGCTGCGGGCAAAGACATCGGTCGACAACATCACCGACGGACTGGTCGACCTCGCGCCCGACCACGAGGAACAACTCCGGTCGAACGGCGAGACGTACAAGACAGAGACGCTTGACGCGATTCACGCCGACTATCGGGCGATGTTCGACGCCGCACCTCGCAGGGTGGTACAGCTCGCCGCTCACAACGCCTTCCAGTATATCGGTGTGCGCTACGACGTGGAGATGCGCCCGCTCGTGACGAATCTCGCAGCCAGCGGTGACGTGGCTCCCGAGGATATCCGCCGCGCACAGCAGGTCATCGCCGAGAACGACATCCGCTACATCGCCAACGGCGTCTTCGAGGCGCGCCGCCCCGCCGTCCAACTCATCGAGGAGACGCAGGCAGAGGCCTACTTTCCGGTCACCCCGTACGCAGGCGTTCGCGAGGACTGGGTCGAGGCGGAGTGGGGCTACGCCGAAATCGCGTACAACATCAACATGCCCACCTTCGAGGTCGTGCTCGGCAACAAATCGCCAGAGGCGGCCGGTCCCGACGGCTGGGCCGACGAGTGGAGGAACTTCGCGTGA
- a CDS encoding PAS domain-containing sensor histidine kinase, which translates to MTGSPTARADIRRAVLDSVGTEPHTTTELRSHLDGDPDIIEDVLQRLSTEGTLQKKTGPEGATIWWRATETAPARDRVQFEELVQTVSDYAIFLITPDGIVQTWNEGARQLKGYDADEIVGDHFSTFYSAEDREHRRPERNLATAARDGRVEDEGWRVHKDGSRFWARVTITAIRGDDETLRGFTKVTRDLTERHEYERTIERERERLELLNRTIRHDILNGLNVVNVETQTARTRLDADDPVNEHLDVIRDRVDDLTELIETMRELTAALETDGPHEREPMSLPETLREKIDLLEGSYSAVEVTTRGLDEVPDAVLADGLLGRVFENILTNAVVHNDTDQPRVAVTARETSFSPSTERPASPSDEGGGETSGGTTAGVTVHVADNGPGVPPDQRDAILEKGVSELDEPSNGFGLYLVREMVRSYEGRLDITGAGEAPDDVLVPDEQRGAVFSVTLPRA; encoded by the coding sequence ATGACCGGCTCACCGACAGCGCGGGCGGACATTAGAAGGGCCGTCCTCGATTCCGTCGGGACGGAGCCGCACACGACGACCGAACTTCGTTCTCACCTCGACGGCGACCCGGATATTATCGAGGACGTGTTGCAGCGTCTGTCGACCGAGGGGACGCTACAGAAGAAGACCGGACCGGAGGGGGCAACGATCTGGTGGCGAGCGACCGAGACCGCGCCCGCCCGCGACCGGGTCCAGTTCGAGGAGCTGGTCCAGACCGTCTCCGATTACGCCATCTTCCTCATCACGCCCGACGGTATCGTCCAGACGTGGAACGAGGGGGCGAGACAGCTCAAGGGATACGACGCCGACGAAATCGTCGGCGACCACTTTTCGACGTTCTACTCCGCCGAGGACCGCGAGCACCGACGGCCGGAGCGGAATCTCGCCACCGCGGCCCGAGACGGCCGCGTCGAGGACGAGGGGTGGCGGGTCCACAAGGACGGCAGCCGGTTTTGGGCGCGCGTGACCATCACGGCGATTCGCGGCGACGACGAGACGCTCCGCGGGTTCACCAAGGTGACGCGTGACCTGACCGAGCGCCACGAGTACGAGCGAACAATCGAACGGGAACGCGAGCGGCTCGAACTGCTGAACCGGACGATACGCCACGACATCCTCAACGGACTCAACGTCGTCAACGTCGAGACGCAGACGGCCCGGACCCGCCTCGACGCGGACGACCCCGTCAACGAGCATCTCGACGTGATTCGCGACCGCGTCGACGACCTCACGGAACTGATCGAGACGATGCGAGAGCTCACGGCGGCGCTCGAAACCGACGGGCCACACGAGCGCGAGCCGATGTCGCTTCCCGAGACGCTCCGCGAGAAGATCGATCTGCTTGAGGGCAGCTACTCCGCCGTCGAGGTCACCACTCGCGGGCTGGACGAGGTGCCCGACGCCGTACTCGCCGACGGACTCCTCGGTCGCGTGTTCGAGAACATCCTCACGAACGCGGTCGTCCACAACGACACGGACCAGCCGCGGGTGGCCGTCACGGCGCGTGAGACATCGTTTTCGCCGTCGACCGAGCGACCTGCCTCTCCGTCGGACGAAGGTGGGGGAGAGACCTCCGGCGGGACGACCGCCGGCGTCACGGTCCACGTCGCGGACAACGGTCCCGGAGTCCCGCCCGACCAGCGCGACGCGATTCTCGAGAAGGGCGTCTCCGAGCTCGACGAGCCGAGCAACGGCTTCGGGCTGTATCTGGTCAGAGAGATGGTTCGCAGCTACGAGGGCCGACTCGATATCACGGGCGCCGGCGAGGCTCCCGACGACGTGCTTGTCCCCGACGAGCAGCGGGGAGCCGTGTTCTCGGTGACGCTCCCACGGGCCTGA
- a CDS encoding DUF7260 family protein codes for MAVETHIDDAIERASDERAVIADKRDAIAQFTERVAELSPASEATATPAIATTGGLAEGSDAGDSRCRTVRQAFAETVYPHALDEIEGTESVHAAIGNELSEELAVALAPATDAAFSATLKRALVNEAESRRAETAVLVRALGREVDQLQRAETLVEEVTGWIDEAEETPLTELGFDALHARHERLADYRDRCETVVSERQAFLDGTTNTGADVGVSHRLFPSYLYQSFPDEHPALATVARLDSTCESCQRAVRAHLTRRA; via the coding sequence ATGGCCGTCGAGACTCACATCGACGACGCCATCGAGCGCGCGAGCGACGAGCGCGCTGTTATCGCAGACAAACGGGACGCCATCGCGCAGTTCACGGAACGCGTCGCCGAGCTGTCGCCGGCGTCGGAGGCGACCGCGACGCCCGCCATCGCGACGACCGGCGGACTGGCCGAGGGAAGCGACGCCGGCGACAGCCGGTGTCGCACGGTCCGACAGGCGTTCGCCGAGACGGTGTATCCACACGCGCTCGATGAGATCGAGGGGACGGAGTCGGTCCACGCCGCCATCGGCAACGAACTCTCCGAGGAGTTGGCCGTCGCGCTCGCGCCGGCGACGGACGCGGCCTTCTCCGCGACGCTGAAGCGTGCACTCGTCAACGAGGCGGAGTCGCGCCGGGCGGAGACAGCCGTGTTGGTTCGCGCGCTCGGACGCGAGGTCGACCAGCTACAGCGGGCCGAGACGCTCGTCGAGGAGGTGACGGGCTGGATTGACGAGGCGGAGGAGACGCCGCTGACCGAACTCGGCTTCGACGCCCTCCACGCGCGCCACGAGCGACTCGCCGACTACCGCGACCGGTGTGAGACCGTCGTCAGCGAGCGGCAGGCGTTTCTCGACGGGACGACCAACACCGGCGCGGACGTGGGCGTGAGCCACCGGCTGTTCCCGTCGTATCTGTACCAGTCGTTCCCGGACGAACATCCGGCGCTCGCGACCGTCGCCCGCCTCGATTCTACCTGTGAATCCTGTCAGCGGGCGGTCCGGGCGCACCTCACCCGGCGAGCGTAG